The proteins below come from a single Treponema phagedenis genomic window:
- a CDS encoding ISNCY family transposase encodes MKLFMSIDQITRGHVIANCLEGRCTVQQAALRLNLSRRRVQQLKKAFKEKGLAAMLHGNSQRPSAKKTSKEIEQRLLALRSDPALSKSNFLHFHEIVTEEYQLQLSYSTLRRILLSHGIYSPKKRRTRKKVHKTRNRRACFGELLQVDATPFPWFGGKEKSALHAFIDDARGMITGLYLCKNECLLGYLEVLRQTLENYGLPAALYPDKCSVFFVNAKKQLSIEEQLQGTKEQVTQFGKIIKYLGIDMFPAHSSQAKGRVERLWQTLQSRLPVEFARRGITTIEQANQFLKEYIGIFNKQFGVPACDSYSMFVPTPKTLDLDKLLSSVITRKLSSGSTISIKNHLFKIEQNKFGAGTTVNVLISQKHGIRALIHDEFYPIVPLDDIYRTDTVGRTGDLPQVVIDLIYEFLLKDAKAG; translated from the coding sequence ATGAAATTATTTATGAGCATTGATCAAATTACACGAGGACATGTTATTGCCAACTGCCTAGAGGGGAGATGTACGGTACAACAGGCTGCGCTTCGATTAAACCTTTCACGAAGACGCGTACAGCAATTAAAAAAGGCGTTCAAAGAAAAGGGTTTAGCAGCAATGCTGCATGGCAACAGTCAGCGTCCCTCTGCAAAGAAGACCTCGAAAGAAATTGAGCAGCGATTACTTGCGCTGCGAAGCGATCCCGCATTGTCAAAAAGCAATTTTTTGCATTTTCATGAAATAGTAACTGAAGAATATCAATTGCAGCTGTCATATTCGACTCTGCGCCGTATTCTGTTATCACATGGAATTTATTCACCAAAGAAAAGACGAACACGAAAGAAGGTGCATAAAACGCGCAATAGAAGAGCTTGCTTCGGAGAGCTGTTGCAAGTGGACGCAACCCCGTTTCCTTGGTTCGGCGGGAAAGAAAAATCCGCATTACATGCTTTTATTGATGATGCACGCGGAATGATTACCGGTCTTTATTTATGCAAAAACGAGTGCCTGCTCGGATATTTAGAAGTTCTGCGGCAGACACTCGAAAATTACGGACTCCCTGCCGCTCTTTATCCGGATAAGTGTAGCGTTTTTTTTGTTAATGCAAAAAAACAGTTATCCATTGAGGAGCAATTACAAGGAACCAAGGAACAAGTAACACAATTCGGCAAAATTATCAAGTACTTAGGAATCGATATGTTCCCGGCTCATTCATCACAAGCAAAAGGACGTGTTGAGCGATTATGGCAAACATTACAAAGCCGACTCCCTGTTGAATTTGCACGACGCGGAATTACAACCATAGAGCAAGCAAACCAATTCTTAAAAGAGTATATCGGTATTTTCAACAAACAGTTTGGTGTTCCTGCCTGCGATTCATATTCAATGTTTGTACCGACGCCAAAAACACTCGATCTTGATAAACTGTTGTCATCGGTTATTACGCGCAAACTTTCAAGCGGCTCTACCATCTCAATCAAAAACCATTTGTTTAAAATTGAGCAGAATAAATTCGGCGCAGGCACAACGGTAAATGTATTGATTTCACAAAAACATGGTATACGCGCTTTAATACATGATGAATTCTATCCGATTGTACCGCTCGATGATATATACCGAACCGATACGGTTGGACGAACCGGAGACCTGCCTCAAGTAGTTATTGACTTGATTTATGAATTCTTACTTAAAGATGCAAAAGCAGGATAA
- a CDS encoding MptD family putative ECF transporter S component yields the protein MEETNLQNNKPVEKTGLVLKDFVNIGIFTVIYFVALFIVGTPLGILVVTYLAYPFTASLVLGILGMFLLAKIQKPFGLFIFAALPGVLTTVLGHTPVVAIHSLIVAAIAELVRKFLGYKTIKGSIAGYAIMSLWFVGPFWQIFILKDQYYALTEKMMGTEYAIQLTSLPIWVIPMLYVTSCIGGILGGLLGAKVLKKHFQKAGLV from the coding sequence ATGGAAGAAACAAATTTACAGAACAATAAACCTGTTGAAAAAACAGGTCTTGTGTTAAAGGATTTTGTAAATATCGGAATATTTACAGTAATTTATTTTGTTGCATTATTTATTGTTGGCACTCCGCTGGGAATTTTAGTTGTAACATATTTGGCTTATCCTTTTACGGCGAGTTTAGTTTTAGGAATTCTCGGCATGTTTTTGCTTGCAAAAATACAAAAGCCATTTGGTCTTTTTATTTTTGCCGCATTGCCCGGTGTTTTAACAACAGTGTTGGGTCATACGCCTGTTGTAGCAATACACTCACTCATTGTTGCGGCGATTGCGGAGTTGGTGCGCAAGTTTTTAGGGTATAAAACAATTAAGGGTAGCATTGCAGGTTACGCCATTATGTCGTTGTGGTTCGTAGGACCTTTTTGGCAAATTTTTATTTTAAAAGATCAATACTATGCCTTAACCGAAAAAATGATGGGCACCGAATATGCAATCCAGCTTACAAGTCTTCCGATATGGGTTATTCCCATGCTTTACGTTACCTCATGTATTGGCGGGATACTCGGCGGACTTTTAGGTGCAAAGGTTTTAAAAAAGCATTTTCAAAAAGCAGGTCTTGTATAA
- a CDS encoding ABC transporter ATP-binding protein gives MVEKDKAEKIVEIRNVSFQYENGVQDAAVINNVSLQVERGECILLTGISGCGKTTILRLMNGLIPHYHAGSFSGEIKICGENVSDKPIYEISKKASTVLQNPKSQFFNLDTTSEIVFFLENMGTPFEKMHERLTEVSNFLGIKHLLDRSIFQLSGGEKQMIAIASALASDTDILLFDEPTSNLDVSYIEKIAAVLKRLKEAGKTLIISEHRLYFLKDVIDRALIIKDGKIAQTFSANEFSSLTEDERKQLLLRPINFESNVFCKPKNHKTETFENGSDEGSEKNLNDKNTELCTELYIKNLRYRFPKEKINTIEIENLKLEFGKVIALAGKSGQGKTTFAHCLAGLTKGNKDAVFFSDKTCTSKTSESKKLSSKKLSAKKRLTFSYIVMQDVGYQLFTESVADELELGKNKTDSSIDIEQILSALCLTELKDRHPLSLSGGQKQRVSIGAAVSSGARILIFDEPTSGMDYFHMKETAELINSIRSPEKLILIISHDFEFLSLVADELLLMEDGKIISQNPFTESEAEKTFEYLKA, from the coding sequence ATGGTAGAAAAAGATAAGGCAGAAAAAATTGTGGAAATTAGAAATGTTTCGTTTCAGTATGAAAACGGAGTGCAAGACGCTGCGGTAATAAACAATGTTTCGCTTCAAGTTGAAAGGGGGGAGTGCATTCTTTTAACCGGCATAAGCGGCTGCGGCAAAACAACAATCTTGCGGCTTATGAACGGGCTCATCCCTCATTATCATGCCGGCAGTTTTTCAGGTGAAATAAAAATATGCGGAGAAAATGTTTCGGATAAGCCCATTTACGAAATTTCAAAAAAAGCTTCAACAGTTTTACAAAACCCTAAATCGCAGTTTTTTAATTTGGACACCACTTCGGAAATAGTTTTTTTTCTTGAGAATATGGGAACCCCTTTTGAAAAAATGCACGAGCGGCTCACAGAGGTTTCAAATTTTTTGGGTATAAAACATTTACTTGACCGCAGTATTTTTCAGCTTTCAGGCGGCGAAAAACAAATGATAGCAATTGCATCAGCCCTCGCCTCCGATACCGATATTTTACTCTTTGATGAGCCAACTTCCAATTTGGACGTCTCTTATATTGAAAAAATAGCTGCCGTTTTAAAGCGGCTAAAAGAGGCGGGAAAAACATTGATTATCAGCGAGCATCGGTTGTACTTTTTAAAAGACGTAATCGATAGAGCTCTCATTATTAAAGACGGAAAAATTGCGCAAACTTTTTCCGCAAATGAATTTTCCTCACTTACGGAAGATGAGCGAAAACAATTATTGCTGCGTCCTATTAACTTTGAATCCAATGTTTTTTGCAAACCGAAAAACCATAAAACCGAAACTTTCGAAAACGGCAGCGACGAAGGCAGCGAAAAAAACCTGAATGACAAAAACACAGAGCTTTGTACTGAGCTTTACATCAAGAACCTTAGATACCGATTTCCAAAAGAAAAAATTAACACTATTGAAATTGAAAACCTCAAGCTTGAATTCGGAAAGGTTATCGCCCTTGCGGGAAAAAGCGGGCAGGGGAAAACCACCTTTGCGCATTGCCTTGCAGGCTTAACAAAGGGAAATAAAGATGCGGTGTTTTTTAGCGATAAAACTTGCACTTCAAAAACGTCCGAATCTAAAAAGCTCAGCTCTAAAAAACTTTCAGCCAAAAAGCGGCTCACCTTTTCGTATATTGTAATGCAGGATGTCGGCTATCAGCTTTTTACAGAAAGCGTCGCCGATGAGCTGGAACTCGGCAAAAACAAAACCGATAGCTCAATTGATATTGAACAAATTCTTTCTGCGCTCTGCCTTACGGAATTAAAAGACCGCCATCCTTTAAGCTTATCGGGAGGACAAAAACAGCGTGTTTCAATTGGAGCCGCCGTAAGCTCGGGAGCGCGCATCCTCATCTTTGATGAGCCGACATCCGGCATGGATTATTTTCACATGAAAGAAACCGCTGAGCTTATTAACTCAATCCGCAGCCCTGAAAAACTCATCCTTATTATCAGCCATGACTTTGAGTTTTTAAGCCTCGTTGCCGACGAACTCCTCCTTATGGAAGACGGTAAAATAATTTCGCAAAACCCCTTTACCGAGTCTGAAGCCGAAAAAACGTTTGAGTATTTAAAAGCGTAA
- the dhaK gene encoding dihydroxyacetone kinase subunit DhaK has protein sequence MKKLINAPENILQEMVGGLVKAHGDLVKNIADLPVIVRKNKADKVCLVSGGGSGHEPSHAGFVGEGMLDAAVAGEIFTSPSADKVYEAIKAVDSGKGVLLIIKNYSGDVMNFEMAAEMAEMEGIKVAKVIVNDDIAVENSTYTVGRRGIAGTVLVHKILGAAAEKGYSLEELVALGNKLIPNIKTMGMALKPATLLSTGKLSFDISDDEVEIGLGIHGEPGTHKEKINTADYFAELLLTKILDEHTLSANSEVAVLVNGLGDTTLIELYILNNKIQQMLAAKNIQVVDTLVGNYMTSLDMGGFSITLLKLDQETKDFLKAKANTIAFKRF, from the coding sequence ATGAAAAAATTGATAAACGCACCTGAAAATATTTTACAAGAAATGGTTGGCGGGCTTGTAAAAGCTCACGGTGATCTTGTTAAAAACATAGCGGATTTACCGGTTATTGTCAGAAAAAACAAAGCCGATAAAGTCTGTCTTGTAAGCGGCGGCGGAAGCGGGCATGAGCCTTCTCATGCAGGTTTTGTCGGAGAAGGTATGCTTGATGCCGCTGTTGCCGGCGAAATCTTTACCTCTCCCAGTGCCGATAAGGTGTATGAAGCGATAAAAGCCGTAGATTCCGGAAAAGGCGTTTTGCTGATAATAAAAAACTACAGCGGAGACGTGATGAACTTTGAAATGGCGGCGGAAATGGCAGAGATGGAAGGCATAAAAGTTGCCAAAGTAATAGTCAATGATGATATCGCGGTGGAAAACAGCACCTACACTGTCGGAAGAAGAGGCATCGCCGGCACCGTGCTCGTGCATAAAATTTTAGGAGCCGCCGCCGAAAAAGGGTATAGCTTGGAAGAATTAGTTGCGCTTGGGAATAAGCTCATACCGAATATAAAAACAATGGGCATGGCGTTAAAACCGGCAACATTACTTTCGACAGGAAAATTAAGCTTTGATATCTCCGATGATGAAGTTGAAATCGGACTCGGCATACACGGAGAGCCCGGAACTCATAAAGAAAAAATAAACACTGCCGATTATTTTGCCGAACTCTTGCTTACAAAAATTTTAGATGAGCATACATTGTCGGCAAATTCCGAAGTTGCCGTTTTGGTAAACGGACTCGGTGATACCACGCTCATCGAGCTCTACATTCTCAATAACAAAATACAGCAAATGCTTGCAGCAAAAAACATTCAGGTTGTTGACACCTTGGTTGGAAACTACATGACCTCTCTTGATATGGGCGGCTTTTCCATAACTCTTTTAAAACTTGATCAAGAAACAAAAGACTTCCTGAAAGCAAAAGCAAACACAATCGCATTCAAAAGATTTTAA
- a CDS encoding leucine-rich repeat domain-containing protein, whose amino-acid sequence MKTIKTMIKKAAVIAMTVFLLLGGSFGFAQKSSTDGNFETDGKGLITGYKGTPPVKLVIPDKIGKEKIIGIGKNAFRGAESIQELKLPKTLVLIDNYAFILCRNIKSLDLSRCGKLEKIGDGAFSDCNGIGMLALPANLAEMGEEVFAYCESIPDINLSKCTELKTIAIRAFFGCTNAIITLPKSIEAIGEDAFGNEMYMDSSNNAEDSESNSEGKVYNYTCKEVRVPKAKVSLVTEEPCNFGGKVTPY is encoded by the coding sequence GTGAAAACAATTAAAACAATGATAAAAAAAGCGGCGGTTATTGCCATGACGGTGTTTTTGCTGCTTGGAGGAAGTTTTGGGTTTGCTCAAAAAAGTTCGACCGATGGTAATTTTGAGACAGACGGGAAGGGGCTTATTACCGGGTATAAGGGCACACCTCCGGTAAAACTTGTAATTCCGGATAAAATAGGCAAGGAAAAAATTATCGGTATCGGGAAAAATGCTTTTAGAGGTGCTGAAAGCATACAGGAGCTTAAACTGCCAAAGACGCTCGTTCTTATTGACAATTACGCTTTTATCCTCTGCCGGAATATAAAAAGCCTTGACCTTTCACGCTGCGGTAAGCTCGAAAAAATCGGGGACGGAGCTTTTTCCGATTGCAACGGGATAGGTATGCTTGCATTGCCGGCAAACCTTGCTGAAATGGGAGAAGAGGTTTTTGCTTACTGTGAAAGCATACCGGATATAAACCTTTCAAAGTGCACCGAGCTAAAGACAATCGCAATCAGAGCATTTTTCGGCTGCACAAATGCGATTATTACTTTGCCTAAAAGCATTGAAGCGATTGGAGAAGATGCTTTTGGCAATGAAATGTATATGGACTCATCCAATAATGCCGAAGACAGCGAATCGAATTCTGAAGGTAAAGTTTACAATTATACCTGTAAGGAAGTAAGGGTTCCTAAAGCAAAAGTAAGCTTGGTAACGGAGGAGCCGTGTAACTTTGGCGGCAAGGTAACACCGTACTAA
- a CDS encoding ribonuclease catalytic domain-containing protein codes for MKKGNPVLYKNRPALIIDEQADKFEIETENGTKRVREKDMNLLHAGTVNSLKELLSAPLPSGNIEDALEFFEVESESFFEFAELVWGEYPASAAWAVWDATLSNPLFVCTAPNEPVKIRSKEELEALTKKQNEKNAAEELKRQFVLALKKALQGKEIAVFDCETYAPFLQEIEALALGKTEQSKYLKEAKIAETPESAHTVLLKTGFWTAQKNPYPARFDHSLYSSKIDIPPLKRAENITDLSGIPAFAIDNEGSTDPDDAISFDGKYLWIHVANPADTIEPDTKSDIDARGRGATLYAPEGASRMLGEKAIEYFALGLTPFSCALSFKIGINNEGEIISVGIERTKIAVTRMTYRQAEEKKDDAALKPLFEIARRNTERRHAAGAVSIEMPEVYISVDKDKTVHIQEAQKFESMDMVREMMLLAGEAAARFAFKNAIPFQYISQPFPELPKKLPEGLAGEYKKRRAMKPRNVGTIPSIHAALGIALYSQVTSPLRRYGDLVCHQQLLRFIDGKPLMPADDLVLRIGAADAATRNAILAERCSKKHWTLVYLLDNPDKIFRAIVLETVGNKAHIIIPALAYEADITVKEPLELNAEISVKAAKIFLPKLEAHFIHV; via the coding sequence ATGAAAAAAGGAAATCCTGTCTTATACAAAAACAGGCCTGCATTGATTATCGATGAGCAGGCTGATAAGTTTGAAATCGAAACCGAAAACGGAACTAAAAGAGTGCGAGAAAAAGATATGAATCTTTTGCATGCGGGAACGGTAAATTCTTTGAAAGAGCTTCTTTCCGCACCGCTCCCTTCCGGAAATATTGAAGATGCCCTTGAGTTTTTTGAGGTCGAGTCTGAATCATTTTTTGAGTTTGCGGAGCTTGTTTGGGGTGAGTATCCGGCATCCGCCGCATGGGCAGTATGGGATGCAACGCTTTCCAATCCGTTGTTTGTTTGCACCGCGCCGAACGAGCCCGTGAAAATACGCAGTAAAGAAGAGCTTGAGGCACTTACCAAAAAACAAAACGAAAAAAATGCGGCGGAAGAATTGAAAAGGCAGTTTGTACTTGCATTAAAAAAAGCTTTGCAGGGGAAAGAGATTGCAGTCTTTGATTGCGAAACCTATGCGCCTTTTTTACAAGAGATTGAAGCTCTTGCACTCGGAAAAACAGAACAATCAAAATATTTGAAAGAGGCAAAAATAGCTGAAACTCCGGAATCCGCTCATACGGTTTTGCTGAAAACAGGTTTTTGGACTGCACAAAAAAATCCTTATCCCGCCCGCTTTGATCATTCGCTGTATTCTTCAAAAATTGACATTCCTCCTTTAAAAAGAGCGGAAAATATCACCGATTTAAGCGGCATCCCCGCCTTTGCCATTGATAATGAAGGCAGCACCGATCCTGATGATGCAATCAGCTTTGACGGCAAATATCTTTGGATTCATGTTGCAAATCCTGCGGATACCATTGAGCCGGACACTAAAAGCGATATCGATGCACGCGGCAGAGGTGCCACACTCTATGCGCCCGAAGGGGCTTCGCGAATGCTCGGCGAAAAAGCTATCGAATACTTTGCGCTCGGTTTAACGCCTTTTTCCTGTGCCCTCTCGTTTAAAATCGGAATTAATAACGAAGGAGAAATAATTTCCGTCGGCATCGAGCGCACTAAAATTGCAGTAACGCGTATGACTTACCGGCAAGCGGAGGAGAAAAAAGATGATGCCGCCTTAAAACCGCTTTTTGAAATAGCTCGGCGAAACACCGAACGAAGGCATGCCGCCGGAGCTGTCAGTATAGAAATGCCCGAAGTGTATATCTCGGTAGACAAAGATAAAACCGTGCATATACAAGAGGCGCAAAAATTCGAATCAATGGATATGGTGCGGGAAATGATGCTCCTCGCCGGAGAAGCGGCTGCCCGTTTTGCTTTTAAAAATGCTATTCCCTTTCAGTATATCAGCCAGCCGTTTCCCGAGCTACCGAAAAAACTTCCCGAGGGACTTGCCGGCGAATATAAAAAACGGCGTGCAATGAAGCCACGTAATGTCGGCACCATTCCGTCCATTCATGCAGCGCTCGGGATTGCTTTATACAGTCAGGTTACCAGCCCCCTGCGCCGGTACGGTGACCTTGTCTGTCATCAACAACTTTTGCGGTTTATAGACGGCAAACCGCTTATGCCCGCCGACGATCTTGTTCTTCGTATAGGAGCTGCCGATGCGGCAACGCGTAACGCAATTCTTGCCGAACGCTGTTCAAAAAAACATTGGACGCTTGTCTACCTTTTAGATAACCCAGATAAAATTTTTCGCGCTATCGTTCTGGAAACTGTTGGCAATAAGGCTCATATCATTATCCCCGCACTTGCATACGAGGCTGACATCACTGTGAAAGAACCGCTTGAACTAAACGCGGAAATTTCGGTAAAAGCGGCAAAAATCTTCCTTCCAAAACTTGAAGCACACTTTATACACGTGTGA
- a CDS encoding TRL domain-containing protein, with protein sequence MKKIFPILIVVGLILASCSTTAPIAGATGKVGPKTGEAKQKWLFGLPLKGEGGIQAAANNGGIKTVGTVDVRIDWPASPVIPYHVVTTVVTGE encoded by the coding sequence ATGAAAAAAATTTTTCCTATTTTGATTGTGGTTGGACTTATTTTGGCAAGCTGTTCAACAACTGCACCTATCGCCGGGGCGACCGGTAAAGTAGGACCAAAAACCGGTGAGGCTAAGCAAAAGTGGCTGTTTGGGCTCCCCCTTAAAGGTGAGGGCGGTATTCAGGCAGCTGCTAATAATGGCGGAATAAAGACGGTTGGCACTGTCGATGTTAGAATCGATTGGCCTGCCAGCCCGGTCATTCCGTACCATGTTGTTACCACAGTTGTCACAGGTGAATGA
- a CDS encoding methyltransferase family protein: MQKNHLPLLGVGPLYVISIILITAAGGLFTCLGIIAGGKIPLIVPCVIAGICFIGIGIALWIAAVFFSKIDANIIANKLVTDGVYRIVRNPIYSAFLFVCTGVLLLFCNWYLLLLPPIFFLYLTLLMKYTEEKWLLQQYGEEYQDYCKRVNRCIPSVRGLLHGGNKGFGNKNAGNTGNPMEEHK, from the coding sequence ATGCAAAAAAATCACTTACCATTACTTGGTGTCGGGCCGCTTTATGTAATAAGTATTATACTTATTACAGCGGCAGGCGGCCTTTTCACTTGTTTAGGGATTATTGCCGGAGGAAAAATACCGCTTATAGTGCCGTGCGTAATTGCCGGGATTTGTTTTATCGGGATTGGAATCGCACTTTGGATTGCGGCGGTATTTTTTTCAAAGATTGATGCAAATATTATTGCGAACAAATTGGTAACGGACGGCGTGTATCGCATTGTGCGTAATCCTATTTATTCGGCATTTTTATTTGTGTGCACGGGTGTGCTGCTTTTGTTTTGCAATTGGTATCTTTTGCTCTTGCCGCCGATTTTTTTCTTGTATCTTACTCTTCTAATGAAATACACGGAAGAAAAATGGCTTTTACAGCAGTACGGCGAAGAGTATCAAGATTATTGCAAACGCGTTAACCGCTGCATTCCGTCAGTTAGGGGCCTTTTACACGGCGGCAATAAGGGTTTTGGTAATAAAAATGCCGGCAATACAGGCAACCCAATGGAAGAACATAAATGA
- the dhaL gene encoding dihydroxyacetone kinase subunit DhaL, with translation MKPYEILSKVIDVIAENKEYLTELDRAIGDSDHGVNLDRGFQKIKSELTAYENMNLAEMANKIAMTLISNVGGASGALYGTAFMKAGMFLKTQTEINDVVIAEALNQMIAGIKSRGKAERGEKTMLDTLIPVYEFVKAAADKGDSLLDTADEIAEIAKKSMEATKDIKATKGRASYLGERSIGHIDPGAYSSYLIIKTICENIR, from the coding sequence GTGAAACCATATGAGATTTTATCTAAGGTCATAGATGTCATTGCTGAAAACAAAGAGTATTTGACGGAGCTTGACAGAGCAATAGGAGATTCCGACCACGGCGTGAATTTAGACAGAGGCTTTCAAAAAATAAAATCCGAATTGACTGCTTACGAAAATATGAATCTTGCCGAAATGGCTAACAAAATAGCGATGACGCTTATCTCGAATGTTGGAGGAGCATCCGGAGCGCTTTACGGAACCGCTTTTATGAAAGCCGGAATGTTTTTAAAAACTCAAACGGAAATAAATGATGTGGTTATAGCCGAAGCGCTCAACCAAATGATAGCCGGTATCAAAAGCAGGGGCAAGGCGGAGCGCGGAGAAAAAACCATGCTCGACACGCTCATACCCGTATACGAGTTTGTAAAAGCCGCTGCGGACAAAGGAGATTCGTTACTAGATACAGCAGATGAAATAGCGGAGATTGCGAAAAAATCTATGGAGGCAACCAAGGATATCAAAGCAACAAAGGGTAGAGCAAGTTATCTTGGAGAAAGAAGCATCGGACATATAGATCCGGGCGCCTATTCTTCGTATCTGATAATTAAAACGATATGTGAAAACATACGATAA
- a CDS encoding energy-coupling factor transporter transmembrane component T gives MKKIVLDPRTKLFLTFCMGLSITVMVPLYVEVLNMLLLAFLFFTNGQVKSAIKLMLFFLILVCLSFLPVTNGFVSNVIFQITFMIRRFMLPIVAGKYLIDSTPVGLLMSALEKLKLPQSLVITISVMLRFFPTLSEEYTHIKNAMKMRGIGLNASHVIQKPLLMLEYVMVPLLASASRIGDELAASAHIKGVDAGCEKVRYKSAKFSSADVFISMYIVAGFVLVIGTRVGLW, from the coding sequence ATGAAAAAAATTGTACTTGATCCGCGAACAAAATTATTTTTAACTTTTTGCATGGGGCTGTCCATAACCGTTATGGTTCCGCTTTATGTTGAAGTATTAAACATGCTTTTATTGGCGTTTTTATTTTTTACAAACGGACAGGTAAAATCGGCAATAAAGCTTATGCTGTTTTTTTTAATACTGGTTTGTCTTTCATTTTTGCCGGTAACCAATGGTTTTGTTTCGAATGTTATTTTTCAGATTACTTTTATGATTCGCCGATTCATGCTTCCGATTGTTGCGGGAAAGTATTTAATAGATTCAACGCCGGTAGGGCTTTTGATGAGCGCATTGGAAAAACTGAAATTGCCGCAATCATTGGTTATTACAATTTCGGTGATGCTGCGGTTTTTCCCGACTTTAAGCGAAGAATACACCCATATTAAAAATGCAATGAAAATGCGCGGCATCGGCTTGAATGCCTCTCATGTTATTCAAAAACCGCTTTTAATGCTTGAATATGTGATGGTGCCGCTTTTAGCATCCGCATCCCGAATTGGGGACGAGCTTGCCGCATCGGCGCATATAAAAGGCGTAGATGCGGGTTGCGAAAAAGTACGATACAAGTCTGCCAAGTTTTCAAGTGCGGATGTATTTATTTCCATGTATATTGTTGCGGGTTTTGTTTTAGTAATCGGAACAAGGGTAGGGCTATGGTAG
- the dhaM gene encoding dihydroxyacetone kinase phosphoryl donor subunit DhaM, translated as MVGIVVVSHSKNLADEIITLAREMKQNDFPLLNGSGIDGEHFGSDPMIIKETIEKAYLDGGVIIFVDLGSSILNTEMAIDFIDEAAFDTSKIKIADAPIVEGLIAAVPINDEKATAEDILTEMEDFKNFSKVK; from the coding sequence ATGGTAGGAATTGTAGTAGTATCCCACAGTAAAAATTTAGCTGACGAAATAATTACGCTTGCAAGAGAAATGAAACAAAATGATTTTCCTTTATTAAACGGGAGCGGAATTGACGGGGAACATTTTGGCTCCGACCCTATGATAATTAAAGAAACCATCGAAAAAGCGTATTTAGACGGCGGCGTTATTATCTTCGTCGATTTGGGAAGCTCAATTTTAAACACCGAAATGGCTATAGACTTTATAGACGAGGCGGCATTTGATACATCAAAAATTAAAATAGCGGACGCACCTATCGTTGAAGGACTTATCGCCGCCGTTCCCATAAATGACGAAAAAGCTACAGCCGAAGACATTCTAACCGAGATGGAAGATTTCAAAAACTTTTCTAAGGTGAAGTGA